A window from Desulfurellaceae bacterium encodes these proteins:
- a CDS encoding type II toxin-antitoxin system YafQ family toxin, with product MRKLRPTTQFKKDIKRAKSRGKDITKLEEIIKKIQTATPLDPRNNCHRLSGSLAPNWECHIEPDWLLIWDEDGEEIRLIRTGTH from the coding sequence ATGCGTAAACTGCGTCCTACCACTCAGTTCAAAAAAGATATCAAAAGAGCAAAGAGCCGAGGGAAGGACATCACCAAGCTCGAAGAGATCATCAAGAAAATTCAGACGGCAACACCCCTCGATCCGCGCAATAATTGTCATCGTTTAAGTGGATCACTCGCCCCCAACTGGGAGTGTCATATCGAACCTGACTGGCTCCTCATTTGGGACGAGGATGGGGAAGAAATACGACTCATCAGAACCGGCACTCATTAA
- the surE gene encoding 5'/3'-nucleotidase SurE, whose product MHILVSNDDGIHSEGILALEETLKRVGEVYTVAPDRERNAVSHALTLHRPLRIDEIAPRRFAVNGTPTDCVNLAVKGFLPVRPDMVVSGINKGPNLGDDITYSGTVAAAIEGALLGIPSLAVSVVGLRTDYRFGPAAEFAASLAAHVAANGLPANTLLNVNVPNLDRSELKGYRFTHQGKRLYGEKIEVCPNPRGKHYYWISGDDLGFDPQEGSDCVAVNEGYISVTPLHVDLTNYQALQTMRGTQLPWH is encoded by the coding sequence ATGCACATTCTGGTGTCCAACGATGACGGTATCCACTCCGAGGGTATCTTGGCGCTCGAAGAGACCCTGAAGCGCGTTGGTGAGGTGTATACCGTGGCGCCCGACCGGGAGCGGAACGCCGTCAGCCATGCCCTGACCCTGCATCGTCCGCTGCGTATTGACGAAATCGCACCGCGCCGCTTTGCGGTCAACGGCACGCCGACCGACTGCGTGAATCTGGCGGTCAAGGGCTTTCTGCCGGTCCGGCCGGATATGGTGGTGTCGGGCATCAACAAAGGCCCCAACCTGGGGGATGATATTACCTACTCGGGTACGGTCGCGGCGGCCATCGAAGGGGCGCTGTTGGGCATTCCATCGCTGGCCGTGTCAGTCGTCGGCCTGCGGACCGACTACCGCTTTGGCCCAGCCGCCGAATTTGCCGCCAGCCTGGCCGCCCATGTCGCCGCCAACGGCCTGCCAGCCAATACCCTGCTGAATGTGAACGTTCCCAACCTGGACCGCTCTGAACTCAAGGGCTACCGCTTCACCCACCAGGGCAAACGTCTGTATGGCGAGAAGATCGAGGTCTGCCCCAATCCACGCGGCAAACACTACTACTGGATCAGCGGTGACGACCTGGGCTTTGACCCCCAGGAGGGCAGCGACTGTGTTGCCGTCAACGAGGGCTATATCTCGGTCACCCCGCTGCACGTCGATCTGACCAACTATCAGGCTTTGCAAACCATGCGGGGCACCCAGCTGCCATGGCACTAG
- a CDS encoding protein-L-isoaspartate(D-aspartate) O-methyltransferase — MALDYTQARQRMVQEQLLERGLNDPLVLDAMRQVPRHLFVEEHLRDRAYEDHPLPIGEDQTISQPHMIAHMAAVLKLAPGEQVLEVGTGSGYLSAILAEQGAEVYSVEISSSLATRARQTLHELGYHSVEVHIGDGSLGWEAHAPFDAVVIGAAAPGLPRPLLDQLRMGGRLVVPMGEEDLQNLVCVWKEPGGIHEEYCGECRFVKLRGEHGWESA; from the coding sequence ATGGCACTAGACTACACCCAGGCCCGGCAGCGAATGGTCCAGGAGCAGCTGCTTGAGCGGGGGCTGAACGACCCGCTGGTCCTGGACGCCATGCGCCAGGTGCCGCGCCATCTGTTTGTCGAGGAGCACCTGCGGGACCGGGCCTACGAGGACCACCCGCTGCCCATCGGCGAAGACCAGACGATCTCTCAGCCGCATATGATCGCCCACATGGCTGCGGTGCTGAAACTCGCCCCCGGCGAACAGGTGCTCGAAGTCGGCACCGGCTCGGGCTATCTGAGCGCCATCCTGGCCGAACAGGGAGCCGAGGTGTACTCGGTGGAAATCAGCTCCAGCCTGGCCACCCGAGCCCGGCAGACCCTGCACGAGCTGGGCTATCACAGTGTAGAGGTCCATATTGGAGACGGCAGCCTGGGCTGGGAGGCGCACGCCCCGTTTGACGCGGTGGTGATTGGCGCGGCCGCCCCGGGGCTGCCCCGCCCGCTACTCGATCAGCTGCGCATGGGCGGACGCCTGGTCGTCCCCATGGGCGAGGAAGACCTCCAGAACCTGGTGTGTGTCTGGAAAGAGCCGGGCGGCATCCACGAAGAGTATTGCGGCGAGTGCCGCTTCGTCAAACTTCGCGGCGAGCACGGCTGGGAGTCGGCCTGA
- a CDS encoding type II toxin-antitoxin system HicB family antitoxin: MQYVYPCNLTPDVEEGAGYVVTFPDVPEAITGARTKEESLVLAEDALAVALGAYVENREDIPIPSTAVDGQVLVALPSIVAAKLALYTAMRRQGMTNVALAERLGLSESAVRRLIDPHHRSHIGSVEAALRAVGRGSVVGDRAIA; encoded by the coding sequence ATGCAATACGTCTATCCATGTAATCTCACCCCTGACGTCGAAGAGGGCGCAGGATACGTCGTCACTTTCCCCGACGTTCCCGAGGCCATCACCGGCGCACGAACCAAAGAGGAATCCCTTGTGCTGGCCGAGGACGCCTTAGCCGTCGCGCTCGGCGCGTACGTCGAGAACCGTGAAGACATCCCCATTCCAAGCACTGCCGTAGACGGCCAAGTCTTGGTTGCCCTCCCATCCATCGTTGCCGCCAAATTGGCGCTCTACACGGCTATGCGCCGCCAAGGTATGACCAATGTGGCCCTGGCCGAGCGTCTGGGCTTGAGCGAGTCCGCGGTTCGTAGGCTGATTGATCCTCATCATCGTTCGCACATCGGCAGCGTTGAAGCGGCCCTGCGCGCCGTTGGCCGTGGCTCAGTTGTGGGAGACCGGGCGATAGCGTGA
- a CDS encoding TatD family hydrolase, which translates to MQGKVMTVLGPIEPDGLGITLTHEHLLSDLRVWCEEPEDEEQQAFAHAPVEMATLGAIRREPFGNLDNCVLDDTSLAIEELRRFKTAGGSSVVDCTNNGLGRTPLALAEIARATEINIVMGSGYYIGRSHPYDMADRSVAMIADEIEHDLMHGVADTGLRSGLIGEIGTSFKVRDNEHKVLRAAARAQRRTGAPISVHLLPWQKNGTQVLDILEGEGANPHQVILCHLSPTSDDLAYHTTLATRGAYVEYDFFGMEYYVDSVGRYLGSDAGSVVALKRLIDAGCLERLLLSHDIAMKVQLTRYGGWGYAHLVENVVPMLGRSGLSAEQIDTLIVANPRRVLTWGAPV; encoded by the coding sequence ATGCAAGGCAAAGTGATGACCGTTCTTGGCCCGATTGAGCCCGACGGCCTGGGGATTACCCTGACGCATGAGCACCTGCTCAGCGATCTCCGGGTCTGGTGCGAAGAACCCGAAGACGAGGAGCAACAGGCGTTCGCGCACGCGCCGGTGGAAATGGCGACCCTCGGCGCCATTCGTCGGGAACCGTTTGGCAACCTGGATAACTGTGTCCTGGATGACACCTCCCTGGCGATTGAGGAATTGCGCCGGTTCAAGACTGCCGGCGGGAGCAGTGTGGTGGACTGTACGAATAACGGCCTTGGCCGCACGCCGCTGGCCTTGGCCGAAATTGCCCGGGCGACCGAGATCAACATCGTGATGGGCTCCGGGTACTATATTGGCCGTTCCCACCCCTATGACATGGCTGATCGGTCGGTTGCAATGATCGCCGATGAGATTGAACACGACCTCATGCACGGCGTTGCCGATACCGGGCTGCGCTCCGGTCTCATCGGCGAGATCGGCACCAGCTTCAAGGTCCGCGACAACGAACACAAGGTGTTGCGCGCCGCCGCCCGCGCCCAGCGTCGGACCGGCGCGCCGATCAGTGTGCATCTGCTGCCGTGGCAGAAAAACGGGACCCAAGTCCTCGATATTCTTGAGGGCGAGGGCGCAAATCCGCATCAGGTCATACTGTGTCATCTCAGCCCGACGAGCGACGACCTGGCGTATCATACGACTCTGGCCACACGTGGCGCGTATGTTGAGTACGACTTCTTTGGCATGGAATACTACGTGGACAGCGTTGGCCGTTACCTGGGCTCGGACGCCGGGAGTGTCGTTGCGCTGAAACGGCTGATCGACGCCGGCTGTCTGGAGCGGCTGCTGCTGTCGCACGATATTGCGATGAAGGTCCAACTCACCCGCTACGGTGGCTGGGGCTACGCCCACTTGGTCGAGAACGTGGTGCCCATGCTGGGTCGCAGCGGACTCAGCGCCGAACAGATCGACACCCTGATCGTGGCCAACCCCCGGCGCGTACTGACGTGGGGTGCGCCGGTGTAA
- a CDS encoding HigA family addiction module antidote protein produces MSVDAIHPGEHLAEELKELDMSAAALARHLKVPTNRITTILDGQRAVTGDTALRLAHFFDTSPEFWLNLQKLYELRLAERKAGKDIGALPMLKSRKVVRA; encoded by the coding sequence ATGTCCGTGGACGCAATCCATCCGGGGGAACACTTGGCTGAGGAGTTAAAAGAACTCGACATGAGCGCCGCCGCGCTCGCGCGACACCTCAAAGTGCCCACCAACCGCATTACCACAATCCTCGACGGGCAGCGTGCCGTCACCGGTGACACCGCCCTGCGCTTGGCCCATTTTTTCGACACCAGTCCGGAGTTCTGGCTGAATTTGCAGAAACTCTACGAGCTACGGCTGGCCGAGCGGAAAGCTGGCAAAGACATCGGAGCCTTGCCAATGCTCAAGAGCCGTAAGGTCGTGCGCGCCTGA
- a CDS encoding SDR family oxidoreductase, with protein MLQNGGGSIVNIASMAGVQAYSQSLPYAVSKAGIIHLNSVAASQYTSQGIRMNCIAPGFVDTPQARGSTQSTEAIQKAARHHPLGRIGQPEEIANTILFLASDEASYISGSTFVVDGGSWSVASRL; from the coding sequence ATGCTGCAAAACGGCGGCGGCTCAATCGTCAACATTGCCTCCATGGCCGGGGTGCAGGCCTACAGCCAATCCCTGCCGTATGCGGTCAGCAAGGCTGGCATCATCCACCTCAACTCGGTTGCCGCCAGCCAATACACGTCTCAGGGCATTCGGATGAACTGCATTGCGCCTGGTTTTGTGGACACGCCGCAGGCGCGCGGCAGCACCCAGAGCACCGAAGCCATACAGAAAGCGGCCCGTCATCATCCCCTGGGCCGCATTGGTCAGCCCGAGGAGATTGCGAACACGATTCTCTTTCTGGCCTCTGACGAAGCGTCCTACATCAGCGGTTCGACCTTTGTTGTGGACGGCGGCTCGTGGTCGGTTGCCAGTCGGCTGTAA
- a CDS encoding Uma2 family endonuclease, with the protein MAETDVHRSQMIELLDCLEEYYRADPRVYVTGNIFFYFRDPEGEPQSISPDIFVVRGIEKKLRRIYNLDVEKKAPDVVIELTSRHTKVEDLGNKWVIYADLGVAEYFLFDPLDGSLTPQLRGFRLQGGDYIPLVGPRLASKVLGLDLVVEESRLRLYDSQTGERLRTHAEAEAARREAEAARQEAETENTRLREELARLRARQG; encoded by the coding sequence ATGGCCGAAACCGATGTGCATCGTAGCCAGATGATCGAGCTACTGGACTGTTTGGAGGAGTATTACCGCGCCGACCCGCGCGTCTATGTAACCGGCAATATCTTCTTCTACTTCCGCGACCCCGAGGGTGAGCCTCAATCAATCAGTCCCGACATCTTTGTCGTCCGCGGGATCGAAAAGAAGCTTCGGCGTATCTACAACCTGGATGTCGAGAAAAAGGCCCCGGATGTCGTGATCGAGCTGACCTCGCGCCACACCAAAGTGGAAGATTTGGGCAACAAGTGGGTCATCTACGCCGACCTGGGCGTGGCCGAGTATTTTCTTTTCGATCCGCTCGACGGCAGCCTGACGCCGCAGTTGCGCGGGTTTCGCTTGCAGGGCGGCGACTATATCCCCCTGGTCGGACCTCGCCTGGCCAGTAAAGTCTTAGGTCTGGACTTGGTCGTCGAAGAGAGTCGGCTGCGTCTGTACGATTCCCAGACCGGAGAGCGCCTGCGGACCCACGCCGAAGCCGAGGCCGCCCGACGAGAGGCAGAAGCCGCCCGGCAGGAAGCCGAGACGGAAAACACGCGCCTGCGCGAAGAACTGGCGCGCCTGCGGGCGCGGCAAGGCTAG
- a CDS encoding type II toxin-antitoxin system RelE/ParE family toxin, with the protein MTSQERHRVILAALPGNRFEALKGDRKGQYSIRINDQWRFCFEWPDESPGPVRVEIVDYH; encoded by the coding sequence CTGACAAGCCAAGAACGGCATCGAGTTATCCTTGCCGCATTGCCTGGCAACCGTTTTGAAGCCCTGAAAGGGGACCGAAAGGGCCAGTACAGCATCCGCATCAACGACCAGTGGCGGTTTTGCTTTGAGTGGCCGGACGAGTCCCCGGGGCCTGTGAGGGTAGAGATCGTTGACTATCATTAA